From Streptomyces cyaneogriseus subsp. noncyanogenus, the proteins below share one genomic window:
- a CDS encoding helix-turn-helix domain-containing protein yields MGNSGQKREHDGAVRPGAAGAAAITDVAYRPSLSAPIGMDVVGFEELRDRAQRRGIDLSGPQRPDFHHLIHLAPHSPPLPHTVDFSRHVVPPGGWLWVRPGQVHQYAAGPRSPLARARGVMVIWRPGFVTEDPPRTEGPVTPAGAHGRLVGLALDHLVAEYDDLGALPLEAHNRTLRMLLSVLLLRLAHACPPAAGAAVPPDGPFRRFSSAVERDFARTRRVADYAAALGYSTRTLTRAVKAATGTTAKAYLDARIVLEAKRLLVHTDATAADIARRLGFDDPSDFGAFFRKHDGRTPLAFRAAARGTAAGEGGGGGGRPGGGDG; encoded by the coding sequence ATGGGGAATTCCGGACAGAAACGGGAGCACGACGGGGCGGTGCGGCCCGGTGCGGCCGGGGCCGCCGCGATCACCGACGTCGCCTACCGGCCCTCGCTGAGCGCTCCGATCGGCATGGACGTGGTCGGGTTCGAGGAACTGCGCGACCGGGCACAGCGCCGGGGGATCGATCTGTCCGGCCCGCAGCGGCCCGACTTCCACCACCTGATCCATCTCGCGCCGCACTCGCCCCCGCTCCCCCACACCGTCGACTTCTCCCGCCATGTCGTCCCGCCGGGTGGCTGGCTGTGGGTGCGGCCGGGCCAGGTCCACCAGTACGCGGCCGGGCCCCGGTCACCGCTCGCCCGGGCGCGCGGCGTCATGGTGATCTGGCGGCCGGGCTTCGTGACCGAGGACCCACCGCGCACCGAGGGCCCGGTGACACCGGCCGGAGCGCACGGCCGGCTGGTCGGCCTGGCCCTGGACCACCTCGTCGCCGAGTACGACGACCTGGGCGCGCTGCCGCTGGAGGCGCACAACAGGACGCTGCGGATGCTGCTGTCGGTGCTGCTGCTGCGGCTGGCCCACGCCTGCCCGCCGGCCGCCGGCGCCGCGGTACCGCCCGACGGCCCGTTCCGGCGCTTCAGCTCGGCCGTGGAGCGCGACTTCGCCCGCACCCGCCGGGTCGCCGACTACGCCGCCGCCCTCGGCTACAGCACACGCACCCTCACCCGCGCCGTCAAGGCCGCCACCGGCACCACGGCGAAGGCGTACCTGGACGCCCGGATCGTCCTGGAGGCCAAGCGGCTCCTGGTGCACACCGACGCCACCGCCGCGGACATCGCGCGCCGGCTGGGCTTCGACGATCCCAGCGACTTCGGCGCCTTCTTCCGCAAGCACGACGGCCGCACCCCGCTCGCCTTCCGTGCCGCGGCCCGTGGCACGGCGGCCGGGGAAGGAGGCGGGGGCGGCGGCCGGCCGGGCGGCGGTGACGGCTGA
- a CDS encoding phytase — protein sequence MTGHRPRPWAVCALTAAVAVLCTTPAAARGAETLPEVRPRVETPALYDDEAGGNADADDPAIWRNAADPDRSLVVATAKEGGLRVYDLDARLVQSIAAPAAPGPDDAPGRFNNVDLVQGLKLSTGRADVAVTTDRGSDRLRVYRIDPSRPGRPLTDVTDPAAAPPVFSTGQEEINEQRTAYGLATWTDRATGRSYALVSRRERTTVALLELIPTASGGVGYRTVRTLDLPASFRLPDGTSWSPCAEPGELPQVEGMVVDPANGTLYAGQEDVGIWRMRADLTGTPRLVDTVREYGVPAVYDEATEECAAGADPGYGGARLSADVEGLTLLQESDGDGLLLASSQGDDTFAAYDREIDEDNEYEGGFRVTGASPSLDGSEECDGAAVLAAPLGSRFPNGLLVVQDGHDAPGDGDRAATNFKFVDLADVTTALDD from the coding sequence GTGACCGGACACCGCCCACGGCCCTGGGCCGTCTGCGCCCTCACCGCCGCCGTCGCCGTCCTTTGCACGACACCGGCCGCGGCCCGCGGCGCGGAGACCCTGCCGGAGGTCCGGCCGCGGGTCGAGACGCCCGCTCTGTACGACGACGAGGCGGGCGGCAACGCCGACGCCGACGACCCCGCCATCTGGCGCAACGCCGCCGATCCCGACCGCAGCCTCGTCGTCGCCACCGCCAAGGAGGGCGGGCTGCGCGTCTACGACCTCGACGCGCGGCTGGTGCAGTCGATCGCCGCTCCCGCCGCTCCGGGGCCCGACGACGCGCCCGGCCGGTTCAACAACGTCGACCTGGTCCAGGGTCTGAAGCTGAGCACCGGCCGCGCCGACGTGGCGGTCACCACCGACCGGGGCAGCGACCGCCTGCGCGTCTACCGCATCGACCCCTCCCGGCCCGGCCGCCCCCTGACGGACGTCACCGACCCGGCGGCCGCGCCGCCCGTGTTCTCCACCGGCCAGGAGGAGATCAACGAGCAGCGCACCGCCTACGGCCTGGCCACCTGGACGGACCGGGCGACCGGCCGCTCCTACGCGCTGGTCAGCCGCCGGGAGCGCACCACGGTCGCGCTGCTCGAACTGATCCCCACCGCGTCCGGGGGCGTCGGCTACCGCACGGTCCGCACCCTGGACCTGCCCGCCTCCTTCCGGCTGCCCGACGGCACCTCTTGGTCGCCGTGCGCGGAGCCGGGAGAGCTGCCGCAGGTGGAGGGCATGGTCGTCGACCCGGCCAACGGCACCCTCTACGCGGGCCAGGAGGACGTCGGGATCTGGCGGATGCGCGCCGACCTCACCGGCACGCCCCGGCTCGTCGACACGGTGCGGGAGTACGGCGTGCCGGCCGTGTACGACGAGGCCACGGAGGAGTGCGCCGCGGGTGCCGATCCCGGCTACGGCGGGGCGCGCCTGTCCGCCGACGTCGAGGGGCTGACGCTGCTTCAGGAGAGCGACGGCGACGGCCTGCTGCTCGCCTCCAGCCAGGGCGACGACACCTTCGCCGCCTATGACCGCGAGATCGACGAGGACAACGAGTACGAAGGCGGCTTCCGCGTCACCGGCGCCTCGCCGTCCCTGGACGGCTCCGAGGAGTGCGACGGCGCGGCGGTGCTCGCCGCGCCCCTGGGTTCCCGCTTCCCCAACGGCCTGCTCGTCGTGCAGGACGGCCACGACGCTCCGGGGGACGGCGACCGGGCCGCGACCAACTTCAAGTTCGTCGACCTCGCCGACGTCACGACCGCCCTCGACGACTGA
- a CDS encoding non-oxidative hydroxyarylic acid decarboxylases subunit B has translation MRLIVGMTGATGAIFAVRLLERLAGLPEVETHLVMSRWARATAELETGRTLREISALADVVHPAGDQGATISSGSFRTDAMVVVPCSMKTLAGIRAGYAEDLVGRAADVTLKERRPLVLVPRETPLSEIHLENMLALARMGVRIVPPMPAFYNHPRSVDDIVDHITARILDQLDLPAPAAERWSGLRAARLGAPDTSDA, from the coding sequence GTGCGGCTGATCGTGGGGATGACGGGGGCCACCGGGGCCATTTTCGCGGTGCGGCTGCTGGAGCGGCTGGCCGGACTGCCGGAGGTGGAGACGCATCTGGTGATGAGCCGCTGGGCGCGGGCCACCGCGGAACTGGAGACCGGCCGCACCCTGCGGGAGATCAGCGCGCTGGCCGACGTGGTGCACCCCGCCGGGGACCAGGGCGCCACCATCTCCTCCGGCTCCTTCCGCACGGACGCGATGGTGGTCGTCCCCTGCTCCATGAAGACGCTGGCCGGCATCCGGGCCGGTTACGCCGAGGACCTGGTGGGCCGGGCCGCGGACGTCACCCTCAAGGAACGCCGGCCGCTGGTGCTGGTGCCGCGGGAGACACCGCTGAGCGAGATCCACCTGGAGAACATGCTCGCCCTGGCCCGCATGGGGGTCCGCATCGTGCCGCCCATGCCCGCCTTCTACAACCACCCCCGCAGCGTCGACGACATCGTGGACCACATCACCGCCCGGATCCTCGACCAGCTCGACCTGCCCGCACCCGCGGCCGAGCGCTGGTCCGGCCTGCGGGCCGCCCGGCTCGGCGCCCCGGACACGTCCGACGCCTGA